Sequence from the Streptomyces sp. R33 genome:
CTGGAGGGGTACCGCAGGCGGTTCACCTCGCACCAGTTCACGTCCATCCGCCGGGAGATGCGCCGCTACACCGATGCCGGCTGCCGTACCGAGGTGAAGCGCCTCTCCGAATGCCACCAGCTGCTCGGCCCGCTCTCCGCCCAGGTGCTGATCCGTTACGGCCATCCCGTCACGGACGCGAGCGAGTCGGAGCGCTTCGCCCAGCAGGCCACGCTGTTCGACGACAACTGCCGGATCCTGGCGGCCTACCAGGGCGACCGGATGGTGGGCTTCACCCAGTACTTCTTCTGGGGGGACACGATGTACGCCCGCTCGCACGGGCTGGACGACTCCATCGCGCGCGAGGCCAAGCTGTACTTCAACCTCACCTACTACGAGGCCGTGCAGTACGCGGCGGCCCACGGCTACCGCTCCGTGGACCTGAGCTGCGACGCCTTCCAGGCCAAGGTGTCCCGGGCCGCGCGCCTCCGGCCCCTGTGGGGCGTCGTCCTGGACGCCCCGTGGACCGGGCCGGTCCTGGACCGCGTACGCGCCGAGGAGAAGGCACGGCGCGCGGAGTTCGCCTCCCACGACCCGGGGATCGAGTCGCGGGTGGCGCAGCTGGTGGACGCGCGCGGCCGGTAGGCCCCCGCAGCCGCCCGAAGACGGGCCCAGGCCGGCCGCGACGCTCACCCGGCCGGTCTGGGCTCCCGGTCCTTCTCCCGCAGGGCCCGGCCGCGTTCGGCGATCGCCGCCACCGGCGGCACCGCCGCCCCGGCCGTGACCATGATGGCGACGAGCGCGACCCACCCCAGCGGGCCCGCGCTCAGGCACAGCGCGTTCAGCACGGCCGGCGCCACGGCCCCGCCGATGCCGACCCCGACGGAGAACACGCCCTGGTACTCGCCCTGGGCGTGCTCGGGAGCCAGCCCGAACGACAGCGCGTACTCCCCCGCCGTGAACAGCATCTCCCCGAAGGTCAGCGCCGCCGTGCCGATCAGGATCAGCCCCGTCGCCGCGTACACCGGCACGTGCGCGGCGGCGAAGACCAGCCCCATGGCCAGGGCGATGACCGGCCCGCTGCGCCGCATGGCCAGCGCACCGTCGCGCGGGGTCTCGACCCCCCTGGCGACCCTGGTCTGGAGCAGGACCACGAGCGCGCAGCTGAGCGCGAAGACCAGCGACACGGTCCAGCGCGGCGCGTCCGTGTACTCGGCGATCCACACCGGCATCAGCACGGTCATGAAGACGTCGAACATGACGAGGGTCCCCGCGAGCACGCTGACGGCGAGGAACGGGCGGTCGGCCAGGGCGTAGCGCTGCCCGCCCCCCGGCTCCCTGGGCACCGGCGGCAGGTGCGGCAGGCGGGCCACCAGCAGCGCGGCGACGAGGTACGAGACGACGTCGGCACAGATCGCGATCACATAGGCGGTACGGGTGTCGGCCTGCAGCGCCAGCCCGCCGAGCAGCGAGCCGGAGACCATGGCGAGGTTCTGCAGGGAGTAGATCCTGGCCCGGTACGCGACCCTGTCCTCGCCGCCGACGTACGCGATCAGCGCCCCGCTGATCGCGGGGAACGCACCGCGCCCCAGGGCGATCAGGGTGATCACCACGAGGAACCCGGGCATGCCCTCCACCAGCAGCAGTGCGCCCGCGGCGCCCGCCTGGGCGACCAGGCCGGCGATGCCCACCTCGCGCGGCCCGAACCGGTCGGCGAGCCGGCCGACGACCGGCCCGGCGACGAGGCCCGCCAGCCCGGCCGCCGTCAGCCCCATGACGACGTTGCCGGTGGACAGGCCCACGGACCGGACGAAGAACAGGACTTGGAGGGGTGCCCAGCTGCCCGCCCCGAGGTAGCGGACGAACAGCGCGGCCGCCAGACCGCGCCGCAGGCCCTGCCCGTCGCGCAGCATCAGTGTCCGGCCGGGGCGTCGGCGCCCGCGGGACGGGGGTTGACCTCGACCCCCAGCTTGGGCGCGAGCAGCTTGCGCAGCTGCTGCGCCGCGGCCTCGGCGGTGTTCGCCCGTACGACGTCCCAGCCGCGCAGGGCCGCCCAGTCGAGCATGACAGCGCGGGTGGCCGTCTGGTGCGCCAGGAAGCTCTCCGGCCGGCACTGCGGGTCGCGGCCGCATTCGTACGGGGTGATGTCGCCCTTCTTGCGGCGCAGCGCCTCCTCGGGCGTGACGTCGAAGAAGACGACGGTGTCCACCGGGGCCATGGCGTCCACGATCGCGTCCACGAGGGACTGGGGGCAGCCCGCCAGCAGTTCGGTGGCGGCGTGCTTGACCCAGTACCCGTCGAGGACGACGAGGTCCGCCTCGGCGGCGCGGGCGCGTTCCGCGGCCAGGGTGTTGAGCC
This genomic interval carries:
- a CDS encoding GNAT family N-acetyltransferase; its protein translation is MTAGTDGVADGTQDPRGPELVELTSIRDADVDEWNALAGDAALYSSHRWLLYGEELHDSGSRHLVASSASSYVAGLPTHRFTGKVPHFYDPAVLFPGAAEPATPERPLLLGGTRLGYTSEVIVAPGTAGPLATAGVRTVLDRFRALGAADGALAALLYLTDESVERLLPLLGPRDQVVMMDATAVLPVDPDGLEGYRRRFTSHQFTSIRREMRRYTDAGCRTEVKRLSECHQLLGPLSAQVLIRYGHPVTDASESERFAQQATLFDDNCRILAAYQGDRMVGFTQYFFWGDTMYARSHGLDDSIAREAKLYFNLTYYEAVQYAAAHGYRSVDLSCDAFQAKVSRAARLRPLWGVVLDAPWTGPVLDRVRAEEKARRAEFASHDPGIESRVAQLVDARGR
- a CDS encoding MFS transporter, with the protein product MLRDGQGLRRGLAAALFVRYLGAGSWAPLQVLFFVRSVGLSTGNVVMGLTAAGLAGLVAGPVVGRLADRFGPREVGIAGLVAQAGAAGALLLVEGMPGFLVVITLIALGRGAFPAISGALIAYVGGEDRVAYRARIYSLQNLAMVSGSLLGGLALQADTRTAYVIAICADVVSYLVAALLVARLPHLPPVPREPGGGQRYALADRPFLAVSVLAGTLVMFDVFMTVLMPVWIAEYTDAPRWTVSLVFALSCALVVLLQTRVARGVETPRDGALAMRRSGPVIALAMGLVFAAAHVPVYAATGLILIGTAALTFGEMLFTAGEYALSFGLAPEHAQGEYQGVFSVGVGIGGAVAPAVLNALCLSAGPLGWVALVAIMVTAGAAVPPVAAIAERGRALREKDREPRPAG